Proteins from a genomic interval of Pseudomonas anuradhapurensis:
- a CDS encoding amino acid permease produces the protein MDATSTTTTAKSGHESKLSASLKSRHLTMMSIAGVIGGALFVGSGSVIHSAGPAAVLAYLAGGILVVLIMRMLGEMATSSPDTGSFSTYADRAIGRWAGFTIGWLYWWYWVILMAWEAYVAGKILHGFFPDVSVNVFVLATTLLLITVNFFNVKHYGEFEFWFALIKVIAIVCFLIVCTAAVLNIWQFGEVRGISHLTAEGFMPNGITTVIGALLGVMFAFLGAEIVTIAAAEAKDPATQIVKATNSVVWRVCLFYVGSIFLIVCLVPWNDPQLGVSGYGAYRRTLELLGVPYAELLMNFVVLTSVSSCLISGHYTASRMLFSLAQRGDAPSFFKITRAGTGVPVYAIMGSCAVAIVCALINFSETLRPKDVLETLMNTTGMIALLVYLVIAFSQLRMRRKLIAEGKEVRLKMWLFPWLTYLVIAFIVAALVTMAFMPDYQILVISTGIAAAIVVAMGMVHQIRSGKQH, from the coding sequence ATGGACGCAACATCTACAACCACCACCGCGAAAAGCGGGCACGAGAGCAAACTCAGTGCCTCGCTCAAGTCGCGCCACCTGACGATGATGTCGATCGCCGGGGTTATCGGCGGCGCCTTGTTCGTCGGTTCCGGCAGCGTGATCCACAGCGCCGGCCCAGCCGCTGTCCTGGCCTACCTGGCAGGCGGCATCCTGGTGGTACTGATCATGCGCATGCTGGGTGAAATGGCGACGTCCTCGCCGGACACCGGTTCGTTCTCCACCTACGCCGACCGCGCCATCGGCCGTTGGGCCGGTTTCACCATCGGCTGGCTGTACTGGTGGTACTGGGTCATCCTCATGGCCTGGGAAGCCTATGTGGCGGGCAAGATCCTGCATGGTTTCTTCCCCGACGTCAGCGTCAACGTGTTCGTGCTGGCCACGACCCTGTTGCTGATCACCGTCAACTTCTTCAACGTCAAGCACTACGGTGAGTTCGAGTTCTGGTTCGCCCTGATCAAGGTGATCGCGATCGTCTGCTTCCTGATCGTGTGTACCGCGGCAGTGCTGAACATCTGGCAGTTCGGTGAAGTACGCGGCATCAGCCACCTCACTGCCGAAGGCTTCATGCCCAATGGCATCACCACCGTGATTGGTGCCTTGCTCGGGGTGATGTTCGCCTTCCTCGGCGCGGAAATCGTCACCATCGCCGCAGCCGAAGCCAAGGACCCGGCTACGCAGATCGTCAAGGCGACCAACTCGGTGGTCTGGCGGGTGTGCCTGTTCTATGTCGGCTCGATCTTCCTGATCGTCTGCCTGGTACCGTGGAACGACCCGCAGCTGGGCGTTTCCGGTTATGGTGCCTATCGCCGTACCCTGGAACTGCTGGGCGTGCCGTACGCCGAGCTGCTGATGAACTTCGTCGTGCTGACCTCGGTGAGCAGCTGCCTGATCTCGGGCCACTACACCGCTTCGCGCATGCTGTTCTCCCTGGCCCAGCGTGGCGACGCGCCGTCGTTCTTCAAAATTACCCGCGCCGGTACCGGTGTACCGGTGTACGCGATCATGGGTTCGTGCGCGGTGGCCATCGTCTGCGCGCTGATCAACTTCAGCGAGACCCTGCGCCCGAAGGACGTACTGGAAACCCTGATGAACACCACCGGCATGATCGCCCTTTTGGTGTACCTGGTGATTGCCTTCTCGCAACTGCGCATGCGCCGCAAGCTGATCGCCGAAGGCAAGGAAGTACGCCTGAAGATGTGGTTGTTCCCATGGCTGACCTACCTGGTGATCGCCTTCATCGTCGCCGCCCTGGTGACCATGGCCTTCATGCCTGACTACCAGATCCTGGTCATCTCCACCGGCATCGCTGCGGCGATCGTGGTGGCGATGGGCATGGTGCACCAGATTCGTTCTGGCAAACAACACTAA
- a CDS encoding 5'-nucleotidase yields MPYPIEQKLVIGVASSALFDLSVSDDIYQAQGVEAYRQHQQQNLDEPLPKGVAFPFIRRFLSINQAFPEQLPVEVVLLSRNSPETGLRVFRSIDHYQLDITRAAFMSGRSPYEYIPAFNASLFLSANEEDVQKAIDANYPAGRVLPTRIYDDEIDTELRVAFDFDGVIADDEAESVYKRDNSLDDFQKHERMHMATPHAPGPLADLYRKLSLIRMLEDRKLAEDPAYKRILRIAIVTARNAPSHERVVTTLKNWGVSPDECFFLGGMEKPRVLSILKPHVFFDDQRSHLQSSAGNLPMVHVPFGVANKVLSAPVSPPEGVA; encoded by the coding sequence ATGCCCTACCCCATCGAACAGAAGCTGGTCATCGGCGTGGCTTCGAGCGCGCTGTTCGACCTCAGCGTCTCGGATGACATCTACCAGGCCCAGGGCGTCGAGGCTTACCGCCAGCACCAGCAGCAGAACCTGGACGAACCGTTGCCCAAGGGCGTGGCATTCCCGTTCATCCGGCGCTTCCTCAGCATCAACCAGGCGTTCCCCGAGCAGTTGCCGGTGGAAGTGGTGCTACTGTCGCGCAACTCGCCGGAAACCGGCCTGCGGGTGTTTCGCTCGATCGACCATTACCAGCTGGACATCACCCGCGCGGCGTTCATGTCTGGCCGTTCACCTTACGAGTACATTCCGGCGTTCAATGCCTCACTGTTTCTCAGCGCCAACGAGGAAGACGTGCAGAAGGCGATCGACGCCAACTACCCCGCCGGGCGGGTGCTGCCGACGCGTATCTACGATGACGAGATCGACACCGAGTTGCGGGTGGCCTTCGACTTCGACGGGGTGATCGCCGACGACGAAGCGGAGAGCGTGTACAAGCGCGACAACAGCCTGGACGACTTCCAGAAGCATGAGCGCATGCACATGGCCACCCCGCACGCGCCGGGGCCGCTGGCCGACCTGTACCGCAAGCTTTCGCTGATACGCATGCTGGAAGACCGCAAACTGGCCGAAGACCCGGCGTACAAACGGATCTTGCGCATCGCGATCGTCACGGCACGCAACGCGCCTTCGCATGAGCGGGTGGTGACCACCTTGAAGAACTGGGGCGTATCGCCGGATGAGTGTTTCTTCCTCGGCGGGATGGAGAAGCCCAGGGTGTTGTCGATCCTCAAGCCGCATGTGTTCTTCGATGACCAGCGTAGCCACCTGCAGTCTTCGGCAGGCAATCTGCCGATGGTGCATGTGCCGTTCGGTGTGGCGAACAAGGTACTTTCAGCGCCGGTCTCGCCGCCGGAAGGTGTTGCATGA
- a CDS encoding WYL domain-containing protein, whose product MPSHPTRHTIARQWQLLKLLPGRHPGMSSTQLQAALKTVGYSTSKRTVERDLVELAALFPLRCNSKGMPYGWYWQPGLSLGEAQQLQPDVLAPPEQIELHAWVDDGLARRLQAQPLATDMQLTAHADGGATLVATVDDSRALMGWLLSQAGSIRVQAPQALRLAMLEQLRQSLVLHDSGG is encoded by the coding sequence TTGCCCAGCCACCCGACCCGCCACACCATCGCCCGCCAGTGGCAACTGCTCAAGCTGCTACCCGGCCGCCATCCGGGGATGAGCTCCACCCAGTTGCAGGCCGCCTTGAAAACCGTGGGCTATAGCACCAGCAAACGCACCGTCGAGCGCGACCTGGTCGAGCTTGCGGCACTGTTCCCGCTGCGCTGCAACAGCAAAGGCATGCCGTACGGCTGGTATTGGCAACCCGGCCTGAGCCTGGGCGAAGCACAGCAACTGCAACCTGACGTGCTGGCGCCCCCGGAACAGATCGAACTGCACGCCTGGGTCGACGACGGGCTGGCCCGGCGCCTGCAAGCGCAGCCACTGGCCACGGACATGCAACTGACCGCGCACGCGGATGGCGGCGCCACACTGGTGGCCACGGTCGACGACAGCCGCGCCCTGATGGGCTGGCTGTTGTCCCAGGCTGGCTCTATCCGCGTACAAGCGCCGCAGGCTCTGCGCCTGGCCATGCTCGAGCAGTTGCGGCAAAGCCTGGTGCTGCACGACAGCGGTGGTTGA
- a CDS encoding DUF2784 domain-containing protein, giving the protein MLLRLAADTLVLLHLAFILLVLFGGLLVLRWRPALLLHLPALAWGLAVEYLHLGCPLTTWENRLRNAAGDAGYPGGFIDHYLWPLIYPAGLTPTAQLVLGSVALLLNLGVYACVAWRWRHPSG; this is encoded by the coding sequence ATGCTCTTGCGCCTCGCCGCCGACACCCTGGTGCTGCTGCACCTCGCCTTCATCCTGCTGGTGCTGTTCGGTGGCCTGCTGGTGCTGCGCTGGCGCCCCGCTTTGCTGCTGCACCTGCCGGCCCTGGCCTGGGGCCTGGCGGTGGAATACCTGCACCTGGGCTGCCCGTTGACCACCTGGGAAAACCGGCTGCGCAATGCCGCCGGTGACGCAGGTTATCCGGGCGGCTTCATCGACCATTACCTCTGGCCGCTGATCTATCCCGCCGGCCTGACGCCGACCGCCCAGCTGGTGCTGGGCAGTGTCGCGCTGCTGCTCAACCTCGGCGTCTACGCTTGCGTGGCTTGGCGCTGGCGCCACCCTAGCGGGTAG
- a CDS encoding glutathione S-transferase family protein: MLRILGRASSINVRKVLWACAEFEVAYEREDWGTGFQPTDSAEFLALNPNAMVPVIQDGDFTLWESNSIIRYLATRYGATAFYPSEAQARARIDQWIDWQASDLNRSWSYAFMSLVRHSPAHQDPQALAAGCADWARYMRILDGQLASTGAYVAGSQFTLADIPIGLSVNRWFETPLEHPHLPAVRDYYERLSERPAYHLHGRNGTP; the protein is encoded by the coding sequence ATGTTGCGGATATTGGGCAGAGCCTCATCGATCAATGTACGAAAAGTCCTGTGGGCGTGCGCCGAGTTCGAGGTGGCGTACGAGCGCGAAGACTGGGGTACCGGCTTCCAGCCCACCGACAGTGCCGAGTTCCTCGCGCTGAACCCCAACGCCATGGTCCCGGTGATCCAGGATGGCGACTTCACCCTGTGGGAATCCAACAGCATCATCCGCTACCTGGCCACCCGCTACGGCGCTACGGCGTTCTACCCCAGCGAGGCGCAGGCCCGAGCCAGGATCGACCAGTGGATCGACTGGCAGGCCTCGGACCTCAACCGATCCTGGAGCTACGCGTTCATGTCGCTGGTCAGACACTCGCCGGCCCACCAGGACCCGCAGGCCCTGGCCGCCGGTTGCGCGGACTGGGCGCGCTACATGCGCATCCTCGACGGCCAGCTGGCCAGTACCGGTGCCTATGTGGCCGGCAGCCAGTTCACCCTGGCCGACATCCCCATCGGCCTGTCGGTGAACCGCTGGTTTGAAACGCCATTGGAGCACCCCCACCTGCCGGCCGTGCGCGATTACTACGAGCGCCTGAGCGAGCGCCCGGCCTATCACCTGCATGGCCGCAACGGTACGCCATGA
- a CDS encoding MFS transporter, whose product MNQSLATLKRWRIQIFAITWLAYAAFYFTRKAFSVAKLGIAEDPNFMLDKAAMANLDAIYLAAYAVGQFTWGMLADRFGPRVVVLGGLLISAGAAVVMGSYATFPIFATCMLVQGLAQSTGWAGLCKNIGSFFPAVQRGRVLGLWSSCYAFGGLVASPFAGWWAYTLVGTWHAAFFSSAAVVALVALLFFFLQRNKPEDVGLPAVEPEPQSMAPGGNLCSLWAPLKEILRNRTVLTLGLAYFLLKPARYAILLWGPVIVFEQMPSVGKVGAAIIPTAFELAGLLGPILIGLASDKLFSARRMPACVISLVLLTVTLAAFMAAMHTGSVVLVVALLFVMGLTLYGPDSMISGAAAIDFGTAKAGATAAGFVNGCGSVGAVLGGLLPGYFDGVTVFIVFAGCALFSALVLLPHWNSRPASAAQSADLAPNTSMAIKPLRT is encoded by the coding sequence ATGAACCAGTCCCTAGCCACGTTGAAACGCTGGCGCATCCAGATCTTCGCCATCACCTGGCTGGCCTACGCCGCCTTCTACTTCACCCGCAAGGCCTTCTCGGTGGCCAAGCTGGGCATCGCCGAAGACCCGAATTTCATGCTCGACAAGGCCGCCATGGCCAACCTCGACGCGATCTACCTGGCCGCCTATGCCGTGGGCCAGTTCACCTGGGGCATGCTTGCCGACCGCTTCGGCCCGCGCGTGGTGGTGCTCGGCGGCCTGCTGATTTCGGCAGGTGCTGCCGTGGTGATGGGCAGTTACGCCACCTTCCCGATCTTTGCCACCTGCATGCTGGTGCAAGGCCTGGCGCAATCCACCGGCTGGGCCGGGTTGTGCAAGAACATCGGCAGTTTCTTCCCCGCCGTGCAGCGCGGACGGGTGCTGGGCTTGTGGAGCTCCTGCTATGCCTTCGGCGGCCTGGTGGCCTCGCCGTTCGCCGGTTGGTGGGCCTACACCCTGGTCGGCACCTGGCACGCGGCGTTCTTCTCCAGCGCCGCCGTGGTGGCGCTGGTGGCGCTGCTGTTCTTCTTCCTGCAGCGCAACAAGCCTGAAGACGTCGGCCTGCCGGCGGTCGAGCCCGAGCCACAGAGCATGGCCCCGGGCGGCAACCTGTGCAGCCTGTGGGCACCGCTGAAGGAAATCCTGCGCAACCGAACGGTGCTGACCCTGGGGCTGGCCTACTTCCTGTTGAAACCGGCGCGCTACGCCATCCTGCTGTGGGGGCCGGTGATCGTCTTCGAGCAGATGCCCTCGGTGGGCAAGGTGGGCGCGGCGATCATCCCCACGGCCTTCGAACTGGCCGGGCTGCTCGGGCCGATCCTGATCGGCCTGGCCTCGGACAAACTGTTCAGTGCCCGGCGCATGCCGGCCTGCGTGATCAGCCTGGTGCTGCTGACCGTGACCCTGGCGGCGTTCATGGCGGCCATGCACACCGGCAGCGTGGTGCTGGTGGTGGCCCTGCTGTTCGTCATGGGCCTGACCCTGTACGGGCCGGACTCGATGATCAGTGGCGCTGCGGCGATCGACTTCGGTACCGCCAAGGCCGGCGCCACCGCGGCAGGCTTCGTCAACGGCTGTGGCTCGGTGGGGGCGGTGCTGGGCGGGCTGCTACCGGGCTACTTCGACGGCGTCACGGTGTTCATCGTGTTCGCCGGCTGTGCGCTGTTCTCGGCACTGGTATTGCTGCCGCACTGGAACAGCCGCCCGGCCAGCGCCGCGCAGAGCGCCGACCTGGCACCGAACACCAGCATGGCAATCAAGCCATTGCGTACCTGA
- a CDS encoding LysR substrate-binding domain-containing protein, which produces MSVSHAQLKAFHAVAMHGSFTRAAEKLFLTQPAVSDQVRKLEERFGVLLFHRNKRSVQLTDLGERLLGISQRLFACEAEAHELLQDSRALHTGSLVLAVDAPVHVLPQIARFCQRYPGIQVKIETGNTDESLARLFSYQADLALLGRDVDDERLHCLPLRRDPMVAFVAHQHPWASRGSIRLADLDDMPLVLREPGSVTRQTLEEEMQRAGLRIRPAIQVEGREAAREAVVVGIGVGVVSAAEFGADARVCALPIVDCQRYLTETLVCLSEQRTRRVVATFLQMVEQAL; this is translated from the coding sequence ATGTCGGTTTCCCACGCGCAACTCAAGGCTTTCCACGCCGTAGCCATGCACGGCAGCTTCACCCGCGCGGCAGAAAAGCTGTTTCTTACCCAGCCGGCAGTATCCGACCAGGTGCGCAAGCTGGAGGAACGCTTTGGCGTGCTGCTGTTCCACCGCAACAAGCGCTCGGTGCAACTCACCGACCTGGGTGAGCGCCTGCTGGGCATCAGCCAGCGCCTGTTCGCCTGCGAGGCCGAGGCGCATGAACTGCTGCAGGACTCGCGCGCCCTGCACACCGGCAGCCTGGTGCTGGCGGTGGATGCGCCGGTGCACGTGCTGCCGCAGATCGCCCGCTTCTGCCAGCGCTACCCGGGTATCCAGGTGAAGATCGAGACCGGCAACACCGATGAATCGCTGGCCCGGCTGTTCAGTTACCAGGCCGACCTGGCCTTGCTGGGCCGGGACGTCGACGACGAGCGCCTGCATTGCCTGCCGCTGCGCCGCGACCCGATGGTGGCGTTCGTCGCGCACCAGCACCCGTGGGCCAGCCGTGGCTCGATCAGGCTGGCGGACCTGGACGATATGCCGCTGGTACTGCGCGAACCCGGCTCGGTGACGCGGCAGACGCTGGAAGAAGAGATGCAGCGAGCCGGCTTGCGGATTCGCCCGGCGATCCAGGTGGAGGGCCGGGAAGCCGCCCGTGAAGCGGTGGTGGTGGGGATTGGCGTGGGGGTGGTGTCGGCGGCGGAGTTTGGCGCGGATGCGCGCGTGTGTGCGTTGCCGATCGTCGATTGCCAGCGGTACCTGACCGAGACCTTGGTGTGCCTGAGCGAGCAACGCACGCGGCGGGTGGTGGCGACCTTCCTGCAGATGGTTGAACAAGCGCTGTAA
- the tam gene encoding trans-aconitate 2-methyltransferase, whose product MDWSANQYSLFEDERTRAVRDLLGAVPPRPVRHATDLGCGPGNSTEVLLQRYPDAQVTALDSDPDMIDKARERKRLCIPRVRTLVADIAGWSAAEPQDLILANASLQWLPDHASLYPHLVRQLSEGASLAVQTPDNLDEPAHRQLREIASQGPWAAKFADFQLPPRHNAAFYYDLLSPLCARVDVWRTTYHHPLMGGAEAVVEWFKGSALRPYLAKLDEQEQADFLQMYLQAMQRDYPPASDGKVLLPFPRLFVVATR is encoded by the coding sequence ATGGACTGGTCTGCCAACCAGTATTCGCTGTTCGAAGACGAGCGCACCCGCGCCGTGCGCGACCTGCTCGGTGCCGTGCCGCCACGCCCGGTGCGCCACGCTACCGACCTGGGCTGCGGCCCCGGCAATTCCACCGAGGTGCTGCTGCAACGTTACCCGGACGCCCAGGTGACCGCGCTGGACAGCGACCCGGACATGATCGACAAGGCCCGCGAACGCAAGCGGCTGTGTATCCCCAGGGTGCGCACGCTGGTTGCCGACATCGCCGGCTGGTCCGCCGCCGAACCCCAGGACTTGATCCTGGCCAATGCCTCGCTGCAATGGCTCCCAGACCATGCCTCACTGTACCCGCACCTGGTGCGCCAGCTGAGCGAAGGCGCCAGCCTGGCGGTGCAGACCCCGGACAACCTGGACGAACCGGCCCACCGGCAATTGCGCGAGATCGCCAGCCAAGGCCCCTGGGCAGCCAAATTTGCCGATTTCCAGCTGCCGCCGCGGCACAACGCGGCGTTCTACTACGACCTGCTCAGCCCGTTGTGCGCGCGCGTGGATGTGTGGCGCACCACCTATCACCACCCATTGATGGGCGGTGCCGAAGCGGTGGTGGAATGGTTCAAGGGCTCGGCGCTCAGGCCTTATCTGGCCAAGCTCGATGAACAGGAGCAGGCCGACTTCCTGCAGATGTACCTGCAGGCCATGCAGCGCGACTACCCGCCGGCCAGCGATGGCAAGGTGCTGTTGCCGTTCCCGCGCCTGTTCGTGGTTGCTACCCGCTAG
- a CDS encoding LysR substrate-binding domain-containing protein has protein sequence MDFSGRSGEMEIFAQVAQAGSLSAAARALGLTPSAVSRILARTEQRLGTRLLLRTTRAITLTPEGEAYLRGARRVLADLDEVEEAITDQGVPRGRLRVSAALGHGRLTVVPLLAAFSARYPQVLVDLTLSDEIADIPGGQADVALRFGPLPDSSLSARAIGETGQVIVASPDYLQRCGTPLVPEDLARHNCLRFNFRRAAPDWPFRRDGQVFALKVSGNLECSSGEALAQLATLGAGIARIGTFTVADDLASGRLVPLLEAYNPGDREPIHAVFVGGPAMPARVRVFVDFLVEQLHNAGPADIARLG, from the coding sequence ATGGATTTCAGCGGACGATCCGGAGAGATGGAAATATTCGCCCAGGTGGCGCAAGCGGGCAGCCTGTCCGCCGCCGCGCGGGCGCTGGGCCTGACGCCTTCGGCGGTCAGCCGCATCCTGGCCCGTACCGAACAACGCCTGGGCACCCGCCTGCTGCTGCGTACCACCCGGGCGATCACCCTTACCCCTGAAGGCGAGGCGTACCTGCGCGGCGCACGGCGGGTGCTGGCCGACCTGGACGAAGTGGAAGAAGCCATTACCGACCAGGGCGTGCCACGCGGGCGCTTGCGGGTCAGCGCAGCGCTGGGCCATGGCCGGCTGACCGTGGTCCCGCTGCTGGCGGCGTTCAGCGCGCGCTACCCACAGGTGCTGGTCGACCTGACCCTCAGCGACGAAATAGCCGACATCCCCGGTGGCCAGGCCGACGTGGCGCTACGCTTCGGCCCGCTGCCAGACAGCTCGTTGAGCGCCCGCGCGATTGGCGAGACCGGCCAGGTCATCGTCGCCTCCCCCGACTACCTGCAGCGCTGTGGCACGCCCTTGGTGCCGGAGGACCTGGCCCGGCACAACTGCCTGCGCTTCAACTTCCGCCGTGCCGCGCCGGACTGGCCGTTCCGGCGTGACGGCCAGGTCTTTGCGCTGAAGGTCAGCGGCAACCTCGAATGCAGCAGTGGCGAAGCCCTGGCGCAACTGGCCACGCTCGGCGCCGGGATTGCCCGCATCGGTACCTTCACCGTCGCCGACGACCTCGCCAGCGGGCGCCTGGTACCGTTGCTGGAGGCCTACAACCCGGGTGATCGCGAGCCGATCCATGCCGTGTTCGTCGGTGGCCCGGCCATGCCGGCGCGGGTGCGGGTGTTCGTCGACTTTCTGGTCGAACAGCTTCACAACGCCGGGCCTGCCGACATTGCCAGGCTTGGCTAG
- a CDS encoding PLP-dependent aminotransferase family protein, with protein MLQLHPDSSTPLVNQIIDGLRELIDNQTLKPGAKVPSIRAFAATYSVSTFTVVEAYDRLVAQGLLVSRGNAGFFVNRAAGELLDPHNAEADTSRPTFNSEWYLQQIFEIRQLPYKPGCGWLPNDWMYEDGLRRGLRQVAGSPLELSGYGDPMGLLELRALTAQNLQQELSIVANPAQLMLTHGASQALDLAARTLVRPGDVVLVDDPGYPNLMSILRTQGATLVGVPRTPAGYDLNHLEQLLTHHRPTAFFTQPHLHSPTCSRTPLPQLHRLLQLASQHGFRLVENNLYADMIAEPQPCLASLDHLQQVVYVGSYSKSISPNVRVGYLLANPELMQKLLHLKMRSGLTTSQVMERVVYAAIIDGRWRKHLKRLRQRLAEAHQEVGRHLHRLGFELFIESDEGMYIWTRHPAIPDSAALLDDALEKGIMLGPGQLFMVDAKATGWMRFNVAFSTDPAMWELLEKVLVKHVRRGGM; from the coding sequence ATGCTGCAATTACATCCAGACTCCTCCACGCCGCTGGTCAACCAGATCATCGACGGGCTGCGCGAGTTGATCGACAACCAGACCCTCAAGCCAGGCGCCAAGGTCCCGTCCATTCGCGCCTTTGCCGCGACCTACTCGGTTAGTACCTTCACCGTGGTCGAAGCCTACGATCGCCTGGTCGCCCAAGGTTTGCTGGTGAGCCGGGGCAATGCCGGGTTTTTTGTCAACCGTGCGGCGGGCGAGCTGCTGGACCCGCATAACGCCGAGGCTGACACAAGTCGACCAACGTTCAACTCCGAGTGGTACCTGCAGCAGATCTTCGAAATCCGCCAGTTGCCGTACAAACCGGGGTGCGGCTGGCTGCCCAACGACTGGATGTACGAAGACGGCCTGCGCCGCGGCCTGCGCCAGGTGGCCGGCAGCCCGCTGGAGCTGTCGGGCTATGGCGACCCCATGGGCCTGCTGGAACTGCGCGCGTTGACCGCGCAGAACCTGCAGCAGGAACTGTCGATCGTCGCCAACCCGGCGCAACTGATGCTCACCCATGGTGCCAGCCAGGCCCTGGACCTGGCAGCGCGCACGCTGGTGCGCCCGGGTGACGTGGTGCTGGTGGACGACCCTGGCTACCCCAACCTGATGAGCATCCTGCGCACCCAGGGCGCGACCCTGGTCGGCGTGCCACGCACACCTGCCGGCTACGACCTGAACCACCTGGAGCAGTTGCTCACCCACCACCGCCCGACGGCCTTCTTCACCCAGCCACACCTGCACAGCCCGACCTGCTCGCGTACCCCGCTGCCGCAACTGCACCGCCTGCTGCAACTGGCCAGCCAGCACGGCTTCCGCCTGGTGGAAAACAACCTGTACGCCGACATGATCGCCGAACCACAGCCCTGTCTGGCCAGCCTCGATCACCTGCAGCAGGTGGTCTACGTGGGCAGCTACTCGAAGAGCATTTCGCCGAACGTGCGGGTCGGCTACCTGTTGGCCAACCCCGAACTGATGCAGAAGCTGCTGCACCTGAAGATGCGCTCGGGCCTGACCACCTCGCAGGTGATGGAACGCGTGGTCTACGCCGCCATCATCGACGGGCGCTGGCGCAAGCACCTCAAGCGCCTGCGCCAGCGCCTGGCCGAGGCGCACCAGGAAGTTGGCCGGCATCTGCACCGGTTGGGCTTCGAGTTGTTCATCGAATCGGATGAGGGCATGTACATCTGGACCCGGCACCCGGCGATTCCGGACAGTGCGGCGTTGCTGGATGACGCGCTGGAGAAAGGCATCATGCTCGGGCCTGGGCAGCTGTTCATGGTCGATGCCAAGGCCACCGGGTGGATGCGCTTCAACGTGGCGTTCAGTACCGATCCTGCGATGTGGGAGTTGTTGGAGAAGGTGTTGGTGAAGCACGTGCGGCGGGGTGGGATGTAG
- a CDS encoding MFS transporter, with translation MRINPPLVALAIGAFGIGVTEFAPMGMLPSIATDLGVSIPAAGLLVSAYAIGVLIGAPLMTLATVKVPRRYLLIGLMAIFTLGNLLSALADDYASLLVARVVTSLNHGAFFGIGSIVAASVVPPDKRAGAVAAMFMGLTLATIGGVPLATWFGELLGWRTAFWGIAGLGLVAMTSLWYALPNVPSPKGDGAMAELRVLGRGPVLAALLLTVVGSSAMFTVFTYIAPILQREAAASTTFVTAMLVLFGVGLTLGNVWGGKAADRSVDRTLIVSLATLIAVLLVFPLVLGWSLPTALAILVWGAASFALVPPLQMRVMEAAKDAPNLASAVNIGAFNLGNAIGAALGGAVINAGLGYPAIALAGAATAALGLLMVLMFAWRGRVQALAGQAAA, from the coding sequence ATGCGTATTAATCCACCTCTTGTCGCACTCGCCATCGGTGCCTTCGGCATTGGCGTCACCGAGTTCGCGCCCATGGGCATGTTGCCCAGTATCGCCACCGACCTTGGCGTCTCGATCCCGGCTGCGGGGCTGCTGGTCAGTGCCTATGCCATCGGTGTGCTGATCGGCGCACCGCTGATGACCCTGGCCACGGTGAAAGTCCCGCGGCGTTACCTGCTGATCGGGCTGATGGCGATCTTCACCCTCGGCAACCTGCTGTCAGCCCTGGCCGACGACTACGCCAGCCTGCTGGTCGCGCGGGTGGTTACCTCGCTCAACCACGGCGCCTTCTTTGGCATCGGCTCGATCGTTGCAGCCAGCGTGGTGCCGCCCGACAAGCGCGCTGGGGCGGTGGCGGCAATGTTCATGGGCCTGACCCTGGCCACCATCGGTGGCGTGCCGCTGGCGACCTGGTTCGGTGAACTGCTCGGTTGGCGTACGGCATTCTGGGGCATCGCCGGGCTCGGCCTGGTGGCCATGACCAGCCTCTGGTACGCGCTGCCCAACGTGCCGTCGCCCAAGGGTGACGGGGCCATGGCCGAGCTTCGCGTGCTCGGGCGCGGGCCGGTGCTGGCGGCGTTGCTGCTGACCGTGGTGGGTTCCAGTGCGATGTTCACGGTGTTCACCTACATCGCGCCGATCCTGCAGCGCGAGGCGGCCGCGTCTACCACGTTCGTGACAGCCATGCTGGTGCTGTTCGGCGTTGGCCTGACCTTGGGCAATGTGTGGGGCGGCAAGGCGGCGGACCGTTCGGTCGATCGCACCTTGATCGTGTCACTGGCCACCCTGATCGCGGTACTGCTGGTGTTTCCGCTGGTGCTGGGCTGGTCGCTGCCGACGGCATTGGCGATCCTGGTCTGGGGCGCAGCCAGCTTCGCCCTGGTGCCACCGCTGCAGATGCGTGTGATGGAAGCGGCCAAGGATGCGCCCAACCTGGCCTCGGCGGTGAACATCGGTGCGTTCAACCTGGGCAATGCGATTGGCGCGGCGCTGGGTGGGGCGGTCATCAATGCCGGGCTGGGCTATCCGGCGATTGCCCTGGCGGGGGCTGCGACGGCAGCGCTCGGGTTGTTGATGGTGCTGATGTTTGCCTGGCGTGGGCGGGTGCAGGCGTTGGCGGGGCAGGCAGCCGCGTAA